A stretch of Sulfurimonas xiamenensis DNA encodes these proteins:
- a CDS encoding phosphoribosyltransferase: MKRYKNIFKNREDAAKRLYDVIPMQKLKEENWKIVAVSRGGLDLAYYLRGKYKNSIDFLFSEGVMAPNNSECEIARVCESEEIVINENLVSAFGIKYDYIYGEAHRKHEEKILSYMYQYRKGRPFASMHKQIVLLVDEGSETGLKFLTALKMILSMKPKAVYIAVPIVPSDVLESLEPFADDVFFLYSIDDYVETSLYYEELEKIDEDRIEKILGEKNEI; the protein is encoded by the coding sequence ATGAAGAGATATAAAAATATATTCAAAAACAGAGAAGATGCGGCGAAAAGACTTTATGATGTTATACCTATGCAAAAGCTTAAAGAAGAAAACTGGAAAATAGTTGCAGTTTCAAGAGGCGGTTTGGATCTTGCCTATTATTTAAGGGGAAAATATAAAAACAGTATTGATTTTCTTTTTTCAGAAGGAGTTATGGCTCCAAATAATAGTGAATGTGAAATAGCCAGAGTTTGCGAAAGTGAAGAGATAGTGATAAACGAAAATCTTGTCTCCGCTTTTGGGATCAAATATGACTATATTTACGGCGAGGCGCATAGAAAACATGAAGAGAAGATATTGAGTTATATGTATCAATACAGGAAGGGTAGGCCTTTTGCATCAATGCACAAACAAATAGTTTTGTTGGTTGATGAAGGAAGTGAGACAGGGTTAAAGTTTTTAACTGCTCTTAAAATGATTTTGTCGATGAAACCCAAAGCAGTTTATATAGCTGTTCCGATTGTACCGAGTGATGTTTTAGAGTCTTTAGAACCGTTTGCGGATGATGTATTTTTTCTTTACAGTATAGATGATTATGTTGAAACATCACTATATTACGAAGAGTTAGAGAAAATAGATGAAGATAGAATAGAAAAAATACTAGGAGAAAAGAATGAAATATAA
- the cysK gene encoding cysteine synthase A — translation MKIAKNITELVGNTPLVRLNKPSKLTGANIIAKCEFMNPTSSVKDRIGFNMIKRAMEAGEITEGTTVIEPTSGNTGIALAANCAALNLKLILTMPESMSLERRKLLKAFGAKLILTPAHLGMSGAIVKADELQKEISNSIVLQQFKNPSNPEVHMLTTAKEILSDTDKKLDAFIAAVGTGGTLSGTGKVLKKEIPHIAIFAVEPAASAVLSGECAGVHAIQGTGAGFIPDTLDVSVYGEVIKVSNEDAIKTAKMLAKDEGLLVGISAGANVYATMQIASREEFKGKTLLTVLCDTGERYLSTELFDE, via the coding sequence ATGAAAATTGCAAAAAATATAACAGAGCTTGTAGGAAACACCCCTTTGGTTAGATTAAATAAACCGTCTAAACTTACAGGTGCTAATATAATTGCAAAATGTGAATTTATGAATCCAACAAGCTCGGTAAAAGATAGAATAGGTTTTAACATGATAAAGCGAGCGATGGAAGCAGGAGAGATAACAGAGGGGACTACTGTAATTGAACCTACAAGCGGCAATACTGGAATAGCGCTTGCGGCAAACTGTGCAGCACTCAATTTAAAGCTGATTCTAACTATGCCTGAGTCGATGAGTCTGGAGAGAAGAAAACTGCTAAAAGCATTTGGAGCCAAGCTGATTTTAACGCCTGCGCATTTAGGTATGAGCGGTGCAATTGTTAAAGCAGATGAACTTCAAAAAGAGATATCAAATTCAATAGTTTTACAGCAGTTTAAAAATCCGTCAAACCCTGAAGTTCATATGTTGACAACTGCAAAAGAAATCTTGAGCGATACAGATAAAAAACTTGATGCATTTATTGCTGCTGTTGGAACAGGCGGAACGCTGAGTGGAACTGGAAAGGTTTTAAAAAAGGAGATACCTCATATTGCAATATTTGCAGTAGAACCTGCAGCATCTGCAGTTCTCTCTGGAGAGTGCGCTGGAGTGCATGCCATTCAAGGAACTGGAGCCGGATTTATTCCAGACACACTGGATGTTTCTGTTTATGGCGAAGTGATAAAAGTGAGTAACGAAGATGCGATAAAAACAGCAAAAATGCTTGCAAAAGATGAGGGCTTGCTTGTGGGCATATCTGCGGGGGCAAATGTATATGCGACGATGCAGATTGCTTCAAGAGAGGAGTTTAAAGGCAAAACGCTTTTGACTGTTCTTTGCGATACCGGCGAGAGGTATCTAAGTACAGAACTTTTTGATGAATAA
- a CDS encoding uroporphyrinogen-III synthase, with translation MPKKIYLFATSKSEHAINVKSLDVRYLKPDIDFSKYDYLIITSKQTIKALNQYDKKDFINIPALCVSPKTADAYIKFGAKVLAVGDGYGDNLTKNINEFSKDTKWLYLRAEVIASDFVKKCKEEGYQIDEKILYVSECSQEIMDVRVDSPSVLIFTSPSSIECFLKNNSITSEDKVIVIGTTTANFLPDATEYIMSQNTSIQSCIELALQIK, from the coding sequence ATGCCAAAAAAAATCTACCTTTTTGCAACTTCCAAGAGTGAGCATGCAATCAATGTAAAATCCCTAGATGTCAGGTACTTGAAGCCTGATATCGATTTTTCCAAATATGATTATCTTATTATTACATCCAAGCAGACCATTAAAGCTTTAAATCAGTATGATAAAAAAGATTTTATAAATATACCTGCATTGTGTGTATCCCCAAAAACAGCAGATGCCTATATAAAATTTGGCGCTAAGGTGTTGGCGGTCGGCGATGGCTACGGCGACAATCTTACAAAAAATATAAATGAGTTTTCAAAAGATACAAAGTGGCTCTATCTGCGGGCAGAAGTTATAGCTTCGGATTTTGTGAAAAAGTGTAAAGAAGAAGGATATCAAATAGATGAAAAGATTCTTTATGTAAGTGAATGTTCTCAAGAGATTATGGATGTAAGAGTTGATAGTCCCTCTGTTTTGATTTTTACATCTCCTTCATCAATAGAGTGTTTTTTGAAAAATAACTCTATTACTTCTGAGGATAAAGTTATAGTAATTGGTACAACAACAGCGAATTTTTTACCGGATGCAACAGAGTATATAATGAGCCAAAATACATCAATACAGAGCTGTATAGAGCTGGCTCTGCAAATAAAATAA
- a CDS encoding aminotransferase class IV family protein has product MNKIFLETIKAVDGEVFNLSFHQKRYESVLKKFDILDAQNLQKYLNPPKIGIYRCRLTYDLSQASHLIKVTYHPYKKRDTKSLKLVYNDKIEYSLKSVYRDELDALYELRGECDDVLIVKNSFITDTTIANIAFFDSKRWITPALPLLKGTTRERLLKESKIFEEEIHVKDLKNFSRVALMNAMINFDIIAKNTKDFLC; this is encoded by the coding sequence ATGAATAAAATTTTTTTAGAAACAATTAAAGCAGTTGATGGAGAAGTTTTTAATCTCTCTTTTCATCAAAAGAGATATGAGAGCGTTTTAAAAAAATTTGATATTTTAGATGCACAAAATTTGCAGAAGTATCTAAACCCTCCAAAAATTGGAATTTACAGATGCCGTTTAACATATGACTTGTCACAAGCATCTCATTTGATAAAAGTAACATATCATCCATACAAAAAAAGAGATACAAAATCATTAAAACTTGTTTATAATGATAAGATTGAGTATTCATTGAAATCTGTATACAGAGATGAGTTAGATGCTTTGTATGAGTTAAGAGGTGAGTGTGATGATGTTTTGATAGTAAAAAATTCTTTTATTACCGATACTACGATAGCAAATATAGCTTTTTTTGATTCAAAAAGATGGATTACGCCTGCATTACCGCTCTTAAAGGGTACGACTAGAGAGAGACTTTTAAAAGAGAGCAAAATATTTGAAGAAGAGATACATGTAAAAGATTTGAAAAATTTCAGCAGAGTAGCTCTTATGAATGCCATGATAAATTTTGATATAATTGCAAAAAACACAAAGGATTTTTTGTGCTAG
- the purD gene encoding phosphoribosylamine--glycine ligase — MKILILGSGGREYSIARAISKEKEGHELFFMPGNGATNSLGTNVDIKDYNELAKFAKNNGIDLTIVGPEAPLVDGVVDIFKEHGLTIFGPSKKAAQLEGSKVYMKNFLAKYNIPTARYIETASIEDAFRFADTLSAPIVVKADGLCGGKGVIIAQNHNEAKVAISEMLSGKSFGDAGKKVIVEEFLDGYELSMFAVCDGDDYILLPAAQDHKRLKDNDEGPNTGGMGAYAPTPLVNEELYQKVKDRIIRPTLDGMKKEGAPFEGVLFIGIMVVKGEPITLEFNVRFGDPECEILMPLMVSSVSDMFYKAATNRLGEIKVEFSKQYAVGVVMASSNYPYSSSTPAEIIVDNVHHEDIEKYTHISYAGVSMVDGVLYADGGRVLICVGLGDTIKEARDRAYLRCGQVHFAGKKLRTDIAYQAL, encoded by the coding sequence ATGAAAATTTTAATTTTAGGCAGTGGTGGCAGGGAGTATTCAATTGCTCGTGCAATTTCAAAAGAAAAAGAGGGGCATGAACTTTTTTTTATGCCTGGAAATGGTGCGACAAACTCTTTAGGAACAAATGTAGATATTAAAGATTATAATGAGTTGGCCAAATTTGCTAAAAACAATGGAATTGATTTAACAATTGTAGGACCTGAGGCTCCGCTTGTTGATGGTGTTGTCGATATTTTTAAAGAGCATGGTCTTACTATTTTTGGACCTAGTAAAAAAGCTGCTCAGCTTGAGGGTTCAAAAGTTTATATGAAAAACTTTTTGGCAAAGTATAACATTCCTACAGCCCGCTATATTGAGACGGCATCCATAGAGGATGCTTTTAGATTTGCAGATACGCTAAGTGCTCCTATTGTCGTCAAAGCAGATGGACTATGTGGAGGAAAAGGCGTTATTATCGCGCAAAATCATAATGAGGCTAAAGTTGCAATTTCTGAAATGTTAAGCGGAAAGAGTTTTGGCGATGCAGGAAAAAAAGTCATTGTTGAGGAGTTTTTAGACGGTTATGAGCTCTCTATGTTTGCAGTTTGTGACGGAGATGATTATATTCTGCTTCCGGCTGCGCAGGATCATAAAAGACTTAAAGATAATGACGAGGGACCAAATACAGGCGGAATGGGTGCTTATGCTCCGACTCCTCTTGTTAATGAAGAGCTTTACCAAAAAGTAAAAGATAGAATTATTCGTCCGACGCTTGATGGCATGAAAAAAGAGGGAGCACCTTTTGAAGGAGTTCTTTTTATCGGCATAATGGTTGTAAAGGGCGAGCCGATTACGCTGGAGTTTAATGTCCGTTTTGGAGATCCTGAGTGTGAGATACTTATGCCGCTTATGGTTTCAAGTGTAAGCGATATGTTTTACAAAGCTGCTACAAACAGACTCGGTGAGATAAAAGTAGAGTTTTCAAAACAATATGCAGTAGGCGTGGTAATGGCAAGTTCAAATTATCCATACTCAAGCTCTACACCTGCAGAGATAATAGTGGACAATGTGCATCATGAAGATATAGAAAAATATACACACATCTCTTATGCCGGTGTAAGCATGGTTGATGGCGTGCTTTACGCCGACGGCGGCAGGGTTTTAATCTGTGTTGGTTTGGGAGACACTATAAAAGAAGCAAGAGACAGAGCATACTTGAGATGCGGGCAAGTTCATTTTGCAGGTAAAAAACTTCGAACAGACATAGCTTATCAAGCTTTGTAA
- a CDS encoding F0F1 ATP synthase subunit C, producing MKKVLFLMLALATAAFAADGDVANQTLKAYSMIAAGLGLGLAALGGAIGMGHTAAATIAGTARNPGLGAKLMTTMFIALAMIEAQVIYALVIALIALYANPYLG from the coding sequence ATGAAAAAAGTTCTATTTTTAATGTTAGCTCTTGCTACTGCTGCATTTGCTGCTGATGGTGATGTTGCTAACCAAACTCTTAAAGCGTACTCAATGATCGCTGCAGGTCTTGGTCTTGGTCTTGCTGCTCTTGGTGGAGCTATCGGTATGGGTCATACTGCTGCTGCTACAATCGCTGGTACTGCAAGAAACCCAGGTTTAGGTGCTAAACTAATGACAACTATGTTTATCGCTCTTGCGATGATCGAAGCTCAAGTTATCTATGCACTTGTAATTGCTCTAATTGCACTTTACGCAAACCCTTACTTAGGTTAA
- a CDS encoding RDD family protein yields MNEEIQDILHREGMTLSNIRKRAVAFFIDEMLLSFLLIISLGDSFFEAQTMEEMVLITNAYVFEYMAMKIIYQAFFVMQYGATLGKIAMKIRVIEISTMQKPNVIVALNRSIVRVLSEMLFYLGFLWAAMDPARQTWHDKTAKTLVVDV; encoded by the coding sequence GTGAACGAAGAGATTCAAGATATCCTTCATCGTGAAGGAATGACTTTATCAAATATTAGAAAAAGGGCTGTGGCTTTTTTTATAGATGAGATGCTACTCTCATTTTTACTTATTATATCACTGGGTGACTCTTTTTTTGAAGCTCAAACAATGGAAGAGATGGTTCTTATAACAAATGCTTATGTCTTTGAGTATATGGCTATGAAAATAATTTACCAAGCTTTTTTTGTTATGCAGTATGGTGCTACTTTAGGTAAAATTGCTATGAAAATAAGAGTGATAGAGATCTCTACTATGCAAAAACCAAATGTTATAGTTGCTCTTAATCGTTCAATTGTTCGTGTGTTAAGCGAAATGCTTTTTTACCTTGGATTTTTATGGGCAGCAATGGATCCTGCAAGACAAACATGGCATGATAAAACTGCTAAAACTTTGGTTGTAGATGTTTAA
- a CDS encoding phospholipase A, whose amino-acid sequence MKTVLLLLNKTLFVTLLFIAGSSLIANEINSNKETTDSVTSEDEAKKLFLFQHLDMPKDSDGREAMVTKIFSNFGLLPYEKNFLIPFAYTTKNYEQRDPIAYPGYEQFDKNIEAEFQISLKKDISYNLFGLNEIISLGYTQEVWWQFYSDSAPFRETNYRPEVWLTLPIQDKEFSEFGFKAVKIGFWHESNGMGAPLSREWNQIYLESFFYSRNLMTSLRVWVADAGDDNKDITSYLGYGHLKLNYFLKKHQFDLTWRNNLRFNGENRGSIEVEWSYPTGNSKNNFWYLKLFNGYGASLVDYNNHQNRIGFGFLFSR is encoded by the coding sequence GTGAAGACTGTATTACTCTTATTAAATAAAACACTTTTTGTTACTTTGCTTTTTATAGCCGGCTCTTCTCTTATTGCTAATGAAATAAACAGCAACAAAGAAACCACGGATAGTGTAACAAGTGAAGATGAAGCAAAAAAACTTTTTCTTTTCCAACATCTTGATATGCCAAAAGATTCAGATGGAAGAGAGGCAATGGTAACAAAAATTTTTAGTAACTTCGGGTTGCTTCCGTATGAAAAAAATTTTTTAATTCCTTTTGCATATACAACAAAAAATTATGAACAAAGAGACCCTATCGCCTACCCAGGCTATGAACAATTTGACAAAAATATTGAAGCAGAATTTCAAATAAGTTTAAAAAAAGATATAAGCTACAATCTATTTGGTCTCAATGAGATAATAAGTTTGGGATACACGCAAGAGGTATGGTGGCAATTTTATTCAGATTCCGCTCCATTTCGTGAAACAAACTACAGACCTGAAGTATGGCTTACTTTACCTATTCAAGATAAAGAGTTTTCAGAATTTGGATTTAAAGCTGTTAAAATTGGCTTTTGGCATGAGTCAAATGGAATGGGAGCACCACTCTCTAGAGAGTGGAATCAAATCTATCTAGAGTCTTTTTTTTACAGCAGAAATCTTATGACAAGCCTTAGAGTATGGGTAGCAGATGCAGGAGACGACAATAAGGATATAACCTCTTATCTGGGATATGGACATTTAAAATTAAACTATTTTCTTAAAAAACATCAGTTTGACTTAACATGGCGCAACAATCTTCGTTTTAACGGTGAAAATCGAGGTTCTATTGAAGTAGAGTGGTCATACCCTACAGGAAATTCAAAAAACAACTTCTGGTATCTTAAACTGTTTAACGGATATGGAGCAAGTTTGGTAGATTATAATAATCATCAAAATAGAATTGGATTTGGATTTTTGTTTTCGCGTTGA
- a CDS encoding LPS-assembly protein LptD, translating to MFKLFVYLVLFAAYAISSDKVEVYATTIDTKDNIIKAEGEVVVIYKDYYLSAQRAVYDRNSSELELFENIRATQGENIKLLGEYAKLNIANKERTFMPFYMFEDKSNVWLSGAKSYSKEPNVDIKSGITSGCDPNNPFWKMEFSSADYNTETMWLNLYNARIYIYDIPVFYTPYFGYSLDTTRRTGVLPPMVGYSDKEGFYYEQALFIAEQNWWDLELKPQIRTNRGSGLYSTFRFVDSRVSKGSLTAGYFKEKEEYFLENELANKKHYGFNFLYENSDVINQWFGTNFKGQSALYMDIVNMNDVDYINLSTNDTTENATTTQLLSKINLFYNMNDNYIGAYFKYYKDLNLDTNEETLQNLPALHYHRYIDTLLKDHFLYSLDVKSNNYYREVGKSAIQTDINIPLTLQTSLFDEFMHLSYGSNIYAQHTNFRGDVKDLSIDEYNNGFFARHDHLITASSQLTRAFDEITHTIDFGAQYQLAGSEFEDGYYEEQKDYCSIKENRTEDICEFYNISDVKENLQLYFSHYLYDISGKQVFYHRLSQNISYEDVEGGAEELENELDYQITDNINFYNNMFYNYDENDFSKNFNKISYVNSSFNLGLSHMYKNSFDITDPESEISYITSSLKYKYDKHYSYNFKLDYDLQRSEKKSFEVGFLYQKRCWDFGLTYLENNRPILNQYGESDSVYDRYIYVTIRLKPIMKPDGGLSGFMFRLPDKSETN from the coding sequence ATGTTTAAATTATTTGTATATTTAGTATTATTTGCCGCATATGCAATAAGTAGTGATAAAGTTGAAGTGTATGCAACTACTATAGATACAAAAGATAATATTATAAAAGCTGAAGGTGAAGTTGTCGTTATCTATAAAGATTATTATTTAAGTGCTCAAAGAGCTGTTTATGATAGAAATAGTTCAGAACTGGAACTGTTTGAGAATATTCGTGCAACTCAGGGGGAAAATATTAAGCTGCTCGGAGAGTATGCCAAATTAAATATAGCTAACAAAGAGCGCACATTTATGCCGTTTTATATGTTTGAAGATAAATCAAATGTTTGGCTTAGCGGAGCTAAAAGTTATTCAAAAGAGCCAAATGTAGATATAAAATCAGGAATAACAAGTGGATGTGATCCCAACAATCCTTTTTGGAAAATGGAGTTTTCATCAGCTGATTACAATACAGAAACAATGTGGCTAAACTTATATAATGCCAGAATTTACATATATGACATTCCCGTTTTTTATACGCCATACTTTGGATACTCTTTAGATACAACAAGAAGAACAGGAGTTTTGCCTCCTATGGTCGGGTATTCGGATAAAGAAGGTTTCTACTATGAACAGGCGCTCTTTATAGCTGAGCAAAATTGGTGGGATTTGGAATTAAAACCTCAAATAAGAACAAATCGAGGTTCAGGCTTATATTCTACATTTAGATTTGTAGACAGCAGAGTTTCAAAAGGTTCATTGACTGCCGGCTATTTTAAAGAAAAGGAAGAGTATTTTCTTGAAAATGAGTTGGCAAATAAAAAGCATTATGGATTTAATTTTTTATATGAAAACAGCGATGTAATAAATCAGTGGTTCGGTACAAATTTTAAAGGTCAGTCAGCTCTTTATATGGATATAGTCAATATGAATGATGTTGATTATATTAATCTCTCTACAAATGATACAACAGAAAATGCTACGACTACTCAGCTGCTTTCAAAAATAAATCTTTTTTATAATATGAATGATAATTATATAGGAGCATATTTTAAATACTATAAAGATTTAAATTTAGATACAAACGAAGAGACTCTTCAAAATCTTCCGGCACTTCATTATCATAGATATATTGATACACTTTTAAAAGATCATTTTTTATACAGTTTAGATGTAAAAAGCAATAATTATTACAGAGAAGTTGGAAAGAGTGCTATTCAGACAGATATAAATATTCCCTTGACACTTCAAACATCTCTTTTTGATGAGTTTATGCATCTATCCTACGGATCAAATATTTACGCACAACATACAAATTTTAGGGGTGATGTAAAGGATTTGTCAATAGATGAGTATAACAATGGCTTTTTTGCAAGGCATGATCATCTAATAACAGCATCATCACAGCTTACTCGCGCTTTTGATGAGATAACACACACTATTGATTTTGGAGCACAGTATCAATTGGCGGGTTCTGAATTTGAAGATGGCTATTATGAAGAGCAAAAAGACTACTGTTCTATAAAAGAGAACAGAACGGAAGATATATGTGAATTTTACAATATATCAGATGTTAAGGAAAATCTTCAACTCTATTTTTCACACTATCTTTATGATATTTCCGGAAAACAGGTTTTTTACCATAGGCTTTCACAAAACATCTCTTATGAGGATGTTGAAGGCGGGGCAGAAGAGCTTGAAAATGAGCTAGATTATCAAATAACCGATAATATAAATTTTTACAATAATATGTTTTATAATTATGATGAGAATGATTTTTCTAAAAATTTCAATAAAATATCTTATGTAAACAGCAGTTTTAATCTTGGTTTGTCGCATATGTATAAAAATTCATTTGATATAACTGACCCAGAATCAGAAATCAGCTATATAACATCAAGTTTAAAGTATAAATACGATAAACACTATTCATATAATTTCAAACTCGATTATGATTTGCAAAGAAGTGAGAAAAAGAGTTTTGAGGTTGGTTTTTTATATCAAAAAAGATGTTGGGATTTTGGTTTAACATATCTTGAAAATAACAGACCGATTCTTAACCAGTATGGAGAGTCTGATTCAGTATATGACAGATATATTTATGTAACAATTAGACTTAAACCAATCATGAAACCTGATGGAGGATTATCAGGTTTTATGTTTAGACTTCCTGATAAGTCGGAGACAAATTAA
- a CDS encoding cupin domain-containing protein, with translation MYLHKEINSIEAVPQKAGKGVSMKMLLSPDESPNFAMRNFIIEAGGYMPLHTNSVEHEQYVLSGRASVQIEDEIIEAKAGDILLIPAGVSHSYKTLGEEAYSFLCLVPNSEDCITLIK, from the coding sequence ATGTACCTACACAAAGAGATCAATTCCATTGAGGCGGTGCCTCAAAAAGCGGGAAAAGGTGTATCTATGAAGATGCTTTTATCTCCTGATGAATCGCCAAATTTTGCAATGAGAAACTTCATAATAGAAGCAGGTGGATATATGCCGCTTCACACAAATAGTGTTGAGCATGAACAATATGTGCTTTCAGGTCGTGCTTCCGTTCAGATAGAAGATGAAATTATAGAGGCTAAAGCAGGTGATATTTTGCTGATACCAGCAGGTGTTTCTCACAGTTATAAAACTCTTGGTGAAGAAGCATACAGCTTTTTATGTTTGGTTCCAAATAGTGAAGACTGTATTACTCTTATTAAATAA
- a CDS encoding polyribonucleotide nucleotidyltransferase has product MKYNVKIDLENRSEEYSFTEVARQANGSAWVKSGNTVILATVVIDETEIVKDDFLPLTVQYIEKTYAAGKIPGGFFKRETKPSDFETLTSRIVDRSLRPLFPKGFGHPTQITIMTFSVDAEADLQILALNAASAALFVSDIDINKSVSAVRAAKIDGELILNPTLSQLNESTLDLYLSGTKDELLMIEMRSIGGERVNSTLSVDPLMDPTMSAPIITTHISNAVNEDELISVLEEAEKLLFANNVKYEDSFQEFKKETLEIEYKAHVINEEMVDYVRKHHFSDIKSAMNQMAKSERSTALRALRKKIIITQEHWDEVELKDAIEKVKREQVRAQILEERVRADGRALNEIRPISISTNLLPRAHSSCLFTRGQTQALVVLTIGGAKDAQMFETLTDESAQNENFMVHYNFPGFSVGEASPIMGTKRRELGHGNLAKRALEPIVDLDGQTIRLVSEILESNGSSSMATVCGGYMALRAADIETSDTIAGIAMGMVSEGDKYAILSDIMGLEDHDGDMDFKVTGSKEGITAMQMDIKLGGISLDILKEALYQAKEGRSHIIDIMQEAEKEIEFNEGVLPSTDFFHIHPSFIGDIIGQAGKTIREIIEKFEVAIDIDKKVGKVKVTGKSKSGVKAAREHIEGIVNAPKVAKIEYKVGEKYKGIVKKIVDFGAFIELPDGTDGLIHISKISDQRVDKVSDVLKEGDEIDVEILEFKGNKISLGRA; this is encoded by the coding sequence ATGAAATATAATGTTAAAATAGATTTAGAAAATAGAAGTGAAGAGTACTCTTTTACCGAAGTTGCAAGACAGGCAAATGGTTCAGCATGGGTAAAAAGCGGTAATACAGTTATTCTTGCAACGGTTGTAATAGACGAGACGGAAATAGTAAAAGATGATTTTCTTCCTCTTACAGTTCAATATATTGAAAAAACATATGCAGCAGGTAAAATCCCAGGCGGATTTTTCAAGCGTGAGACAAAACCAAGTGATTTTGAAACTTTAACATCCCGTATAGTGGATCGTTCACTTCGCCCGCTTTTTCCTAAAGGTTTTGGACATCCTACGCAAATTACAATTATGACTTTTAGTGTAGATGCAGAGGCAGATTTACAAATTTTAGCGTTAAATGCCGCATCGGCTGCTTTGTTTGTCAGTGATATTGATATTAACAAGTCAGTTTCTGCTGTAAGAGCTGCAAAAATTGATGGAGAGTTGATACTTAATCCAACGCTTTCTCAACTTAATGAATCTACACTCGACCTTTACTTATCTGGAACAAAAGATGAACTTTTGATGATTGAGATGAGAAGTATCGGTGGAGAAAGAGTAAATAGTACTTTATCAGTAGACCCTTTAATGGATCCGACAATGAGCGCTCCTATCATAACAACACATATATCAAATGCAGTAAACGAAGATGAGCTAATAAGTGTTTTAGAAGAGGCAGAGAAGCTACTTTTTGCAAATAATGTTAAGTATGAAGATTCATTCCAAGAGTTCAAAAAAGAGACATTGGAGATAGAGTACAAAGCACATGTAATCAATGAAGAGATGGTGGATTATGTAAGAAAACATCATTTTTCGGATATAAAATCTGCAATGAATCAGATGGCAAAATCAGAACGCTCAACAGCTCTAAGAGCGCTTAGAAAAAAAATTATTATTACGCAAGAGCATTGGGATGAGGTAGAGCTAAAAGATGCGATTGAGAAAGTAAAAAGAGAGCAGGTAAGAGCTCAGATACTTGAGGAAAGAGTTCGCGCTGATGGCAGAGCTTTAAATGAGATTAGACCAATATCCATTAGTACAAATCTGCTTCCTCGTGCGCACTCATCATGTCTTTTTACTCGTGGACAAACTCAAGCGCTTGTTGTTCTTACAATTGGAGGAGCAAAAGATGCGCAAATGTTTGAAACCTTGACTGATGAAAGTGCGCAAAATGAAAATTTTATGGTTCACTATAACTTTCCCGGATTTAGTGTAGGTGAGGCTTCTCCTATAATGGGAACAAAAAGAAGAGAGCTTGGACATGGAAATTTAGCAAAAAGAGCACTAGAGCCGATAGTTGATCTTGATGGTCAGACGATTCGTCTGGTTTCTGAAATTTTAGAATCAAACGGTTCCTCTTCAATGGCAACCGTTTGCGGGGGCTATATGGCACTTCGCGCAGCAGATATTGAGACAAGTGACACAATTGCCGGAATCGCAATGGGTATGGTAAGCGAGGGTGATAAATATGCAATTTTATCAGATATTATGGGACTTGAAGATCATGACGGGGATATGGATTTTAAGGTAACAGGTTCGAAAGAGGGAATAACTGCTATGCAGATGGATATAAAACTCGGCGGTATAAGCTTAGATATCCTAAAAGAGGCACTCTACCAGGCAAAAGAGGGAAGAAGCCATATTATAGATATTATGCAAGAAGCTGAAAAAGAGATAGAGTTTAATGAGGGAGTTTTGCCAAGTACAGATTTTTTTCATATTCATCCAAGTTTTATAGGTGATATTATCGGTCAAGCCGGGAAAACAATTCGTGAAATTATTGAGAAATTTGAAGTTGCTATTGATATAGATAAAAAAGTGGGAAAAGTTAAAGTAACAGGCAAAAGCAAAAGCGGTGTAAAAGCTGCAAGAGAGCATATAGAAGGAATTGTCAATGCTCCAAAGGTTGCAAAAATTGAGTATAAAGTAGGCGAAAAATATAAAGGTATTGTTAAAAAAATAGTTGATTTTGGTGCATTTATAGAACTTCCAGATGGAACGGATGGGCTTATCCATATCTCAAAAATATCTGATCAAAGAGTAGATAAAGTTAGTGATGTTCTTAAAGAGGGTGATGAAATAGATGTAGAAATTTTGGAGTTTAAAGGCAATAAAATTTCTTTAGGCCGTGCGTAA